Proteins from a genomic interval of Quercus lobata isolate SW786 chromosome 11, ValleyOak3.0 Primary Assembly, whole genome shotgun sequence:
- the LOC115966466 gene encoding serine/threonine-protein phosphatase 7 long form homolog, whose amino-acid sequence MDPHGVGPSIRTLLTRQDEHRSSLLWDSHLEGEDVPGVLTCRHREKGLLEGGLDGLDPRIVAYITDAGLDELLRVPHMDLDHALITALVERWWPEMHSFHLPHGEMTITLQDIEVIMGVLVDGLSVVGCTSPTVNWRDLCGKLLGHRPPEREPGHNKNTGLMEGPRVKAKWLEDRFSNPLPVDAPEELVQKYARFYIVEMLGGTLFMDKSGERISIRYLQFFDPISNGKKYS is encoded by the exons ATGGACCCACATGGAGTAGGACCCTCTATACGGACTTTGTTGACGAGGCAAGATGAGCATCGTTCAAGTTTGCTTTGGGATTCTCATTTGGAAGGCGAG GATGTGCCAGGTGTATTGACTTGTCGTCACCGAGAGAAAGGTTTGCTTGAAGGTGGGTTAGATGGGTTAGATCCACGAATTGTCGCTTATATCACTGATGCGGGGTTAGATGAGCTACTTCGGGTCCCACATATGGACCTTGACCACGCATTGATCACAGCGTTGGTGGAGAGATGGTGGCCGGAGATGCACTCATTCCACTTGCCCCACGGTGAGATGACCATCACACTACAAGATATAGAGGTTATAATGGGGGTTCTTGTAGATGGCTTGTCGGTGGTGGGATGTACATCCCCGACAGTCAATTGGCGCGACCTCTGCGGCAAGTTGCTAGGGCATAGGCCGCCAGAGAGAGAACCTGGTCATAATAAGAACACTGGATTGATGGAAGGGCCGAGGGTAAAAGCCAAATGGCTTGAGGATCGGTTTAGCAACCCTCTCCCAGTTGACGCCCCTGAGGAGCTTGTGCAGAAGTATGCTCGGTTTTACATAGTGGAGATGTTAGGTGGTACGCTGTTTATGGACAAGTCTGGAGAACGGATCTCAATTAGGTATCTGCAATTTTTCGATCCAATCAGCAACGGAAAGAAGTATAGTTAG